From Actinopolymorpha cephalotaxi, one genomic window encodes:
- a CDS encoding GNAT family N-acetyltransferase → MSMTVGNSLRCEGCSVLVEGPDLNAFSDAYLAHVRSRHPDWPFPDLAVRNVAEATQRLTGSTERLDTIGAVTVHPVSAARIPDWLSFFDHDVFAGNPVDAVCYCTGPHVLGRSQTGGELRSWRKNRELMVDLLTSGRAFGYLAYVDGRPAGWVNASKRAECSMYRIGDGAGPADGDVISVSCFGIAPPYRGHGLVSTLLRRVIADAPGRGIAWVEAYPFNDQTDVDQDNWRGPRSLYDAFGFELVEERETYTVLRHGPPEL, encoded by the coding sequence ATGAGCATGACGGTCGGCAACAGCCTTCGCTGCGAGGGCTGCTCGGTCCTCGTGGAGGGTCCGGACCTAAACGCCTTCAGCGATGCGTACCTCGCACACGTGCGATCCCGGCACCCCGACTGGCCGTTCCCCGACCTGGCTGTCCGCAACGTCGCCGAGGCGACGCAACGTCTCACGGGTTCAACCGAGCGCCTCGACACCATCGGCGCGGTGACCGTTCATCCGGTCTCGGCTGCCCGGATCCCCGACTGGCTCTCGTTCTTCGACCACGACGTGTTCGCCGGCAACCCCGTCGACGCGGTCTGCTACTGCACCGGCCCTCATGTGCTGGGGCGTAGTCAGACCGGAGGCGAGCTCCGCTCCTGGAGGAAGAACCGGGAGCTGATGGTCGACCTGCTCACGAGTGGGCGGGCGTTCGGTTACCTTGCCTATGTCGACGGCAGGCCCGCCGGTTGGGTCAACGCCTCGAAGCGGGCCGAGTGCTCGATGTACCGGATCGGCGACGGGGCGGGTCCGGCCGATGGTGACGTGATCTCCGTTTCCTGCTTCGGGATCGCGCCGCCCTACCGCGGCCACGGGCTCGTGAGCACCCTGCTCCGTCGCGTGATCGCCGACGCCCCGGGCAGAGGGATCGCGTGGGTGGAGGCCTACCCGTTCAACGACCAGACGGACGTCGACCAGGACAACTGGCGCGGCCCTCGTTCCCTGTACGACGCGTTCGGATTCGAGCTCGTGGAAGAACGCGAGACCTACACCGTGCTGCGCCACGGGCCGCCGGAGCTCTGA
- a CDS encoding sodium:calcium antiporter, translated as MSGLALPWLALIFAGAAAAIWLAGIQLSNQTDVLSTRLHLGSALGGLILLAVATNLPEIAIVASAALADNIGVAVGNILGGIAIQTVVLVVLDAFGVRGGKSLTYRAASLVLVLEAGLVVAVLSVVVAGSQLPDNLIVLRLTPAPVLILILWVVGLLLLRRAGRSLPWHESGEAPDNQEPARGHSRHKREQQATKRGISTGRSAAIFGAAALVTLVAGVFLERSGDAIAGHIGLSGVLFGATVLAAATSLPEVSTGLTSVRNGDYQLAMSDIFGGNAFLPVLFVVATLLSGKAVLPQAQSTDIYLTAVAILLTMVYAAGLLFRPQRRIARMGLDSLTVLILYVVAVAGLFAVAGAG; from the coding sequence GTGTCAGGACTTGCCCTGCCGTGGCTGGCGTTGATCTTCGCCGGTGCCGCGGCCGCGATCTGGCTGGCGGGAATCCAGCTGTCCAACCAGACCGACGTACTGTCGACCCGCCTGCATCTCGGCTCGGCACTCGGCGGCCTGATCCTGCTCGCCGTCGCGACCAACCTGCCCGAGATCGCGATCGTCGCCAGCGCGGCACTCGCGGACAACATCGGTGTCGCCGTGGGCAACATCCTTGGTGGCATCGCCATCCAGACCGTCGTACTGGTTGTGCTGGACGCTTTCGGAGTACGCGGTGGCAAGTCGCTGACCTACCGGGCGGCGTCCCTGGTGCTGGTGCTGGAAGCCGGGTTGGTCGTCGCCGTGCTGAGCGTCGTCGTCGCCGGCTCCCAGCTGCCCGACAACCTGATCGTGCTACGCCTCACGCCCGCTCCGGTGCTGATCCTGATTCTCTGGGTCGTCGGGCTGCTGCTGTTGCGGCGCGCCGGCCGGTCATTGCCCTGGCACGAGTCCGGTGAAGCGCCCGACAACCAGGAGCCGGCGCGCGGGCACAGCAGGCACAAGCGTGAACAGCAGGCCACCAAGCGAGGTATCAGCACGGGCAGATCGGCCGCCATCTTCGGTGCAGCCGCACTGGTCACCCTTGTGGCCGGCGTCTTCCTCGAACGCAGCGGGGACGCCATCGCCGGCCACATCGGCCTATCCGGCGTACTCTTCGGCGCGACCGTACTGGCGGCAGCCACCTCGCTCCCGGAGGTGTCGACCGGCCTGACCTCGGTTCGCAACGGGGACTACCAGTTGGCGATGAGCGACATCTTCGGCGGCAACGCGTTCCTGCCCGTGCTGTTCGTCGTGGCGACCCTCCTGTCCGGCAAGGCGGTCCTGCCGCAGGCGCAGTCCACTGACATCTACCTGACGGCGGTCGCGATCCTGCTCACCATGGTTTACGCAGCGGGCCTGTTGTTCCGTCCGCAACGACGGATCGCCCGGATGGGTCTGGACTCGTTGACCGTGCTGATTCTCTACGTCGTCGCTGTGGCCGGACTGTTCGCGGTCGCCGGCGCCGGCTGA
- a CDS encoding S1C family serine protease, giving the protein MTETTPSPAAPDRSGGQAFPPPSDYAYGQAPPSRPSSPYADQPPRPHRPRRRGVPAVAALALVAGLVGGGAGSAATYFTTRDQAASGAGATALDQSTATIKAASNAPAGSVQQVANKVLPSVVLITISTAQESGNGSGIVLSKDGLILTNNHVAEAAQGEGLSVTFSNGKTAKATVVGADLVTDLAVIKAGGVSGLTPATLGSSADLSVGQAVVAIGSPLGLSGTVTSGIVSALDRPVPSSDSGQSQSTVTDAIQTDAAINPGNSGGALVNMAGQVVGINSSAILSGSGQQEGGSIGLGFAIPIDEAKPIAEQLIAKGHAEHAQLGVAAGTSTGSDGVSGGATLGTVTAGGAAAKAGLQQGDVVTKVDERPVADADALVAAIRSYRPGDKVTLTYVRNGATHTATVTLGTDGGNVQQAGDPSGQDEQGQSRQPSPWSS; this is encoded by the coding sequence ATGACTGAGACCACTCCTTCACCCGCCGCGCCGGATCGCTCCGGTGGCCAGGCCTTCCCGCCACCATCCGACTACGCCTACGGCCAGGCGCCGCCCTCGCGGCCTTCGTCGCCATACGCGGACCAGCCGCCCAGGCCGCATCGCCCCCGTCGGCGCGGCGTGCCGGCCGTCGCCGCCCTCGCGCTCGTCGCCGGCCTGGTCGGCGGAGGGGCCGGCAGCGCGGCAACCTACTTCACCACCAGGGACCAGGCCGCTTCCGGCGCCGGCGCCACCGCGCTCGACCAGTCGACGGCGACCATCAAGGCGGCATCCAACGCGCCGGCGGGCAGCGTCCAGCAGGTCGCGAACAAGGTGCTTCCGAGCGTCGTACTGATCACGATCTCGACCGCACAGGAATCGGGTAACGGCAGCGGGATCGTGCTCAGCAAGGACGGCCTGATCCTCACCAACAACCACGTCGCCGAGGCAGCTCAGGGCGAGGGCCTGAGCGTGACCTTCAGCAACGGCAAGACTGCCAAGGCGACCGTCGTGGGTGCGGACCTGGTGACCGACCTCGCGGTCATCAAGGCCGGCGGAGTCTCCGGGCTGACCCCCGCGACGTTGGGCAGCTCCGCCGATCTGAGCGTCGGGCAGGCCGTCGTTGCCATCGGGTCGCCGCTCGGGCTGTCCGGCACCGTGACCTCGGGCATCGTCAGCGCGCTCGACCGTCCCGTGCCTTCCAGCGACTCGGGCCAGAGCCAGAGCACCGTCACCGACGCGATCCAGACCGACGCCGCCATCAACCCCGGCAACTCCGGTGGTGCGCTCGTCAACATGGCCGGTCAGGTCGTCGGAATCAACAGCTCCGCGATTCTGAGCGGATCGGGCCAGCAGGAAGGTGGATCGATCGGCCTGGGGTTCGCGATCCCGATCGACGAGGCCAAGCCGATCGCGGAGCAGCTGATCGCCAAGGGGCACGCCGAGCACGCCCAACTCGGTGTAGCGGCGGGCACGTCCACCGGCAGCGATGGCGTGTCCGGCGGAGCGACCCTCGGGACCGTCACCGCTGGAGGCGCTGCTGCCAAGGCCGGCTTGCAGCAGGGTGATGTCGTCACGAAGGTGGACGAGCGGCCGGTCGCGGACGCGGACGCGCTGGTCGCGGCGATCCGGTCGTACCGGCCCGGTGACAAGGTGACGTTGACGTACGTCCGCAACGGCGCCACCCACACCGCGACAGTGACCCTGGGCACCGACGGCGGCAACGTCCAGCAGGCCGGGGACCCCTCCGGCCAGGACGAGCAGGGCCAGAGCCGGCAGCCCTCACCCTGGTCGAGCTGA
- a CDS encoding serine hydrolase domain-containing protein has product MHAFLDAVEQAPQIEPHSLMIIRHGELVASGWWAPYSPDRLHLLYSLSKSFTSTAAGFAVAEGLVRLDDPVISYFPEFEADITSPRSRSMLVRHIAAMASGHVEETLQRAIEADPDDIVRGFLLVPPDRDPGTVFAYNQPCTYTLGAIVQKVTGQSLTDYLRPRLFEPLGIGEVAWQQRPAGRDLGFSGLHATTDAIARLGLLYLQEGSWEGKQLLPAAWVAEATRSHVSNADGTPDGVNSDWQQGYGFQFWMSRNGYRGDGAYGQFCVVLPEYDAVIAMTAATVEMQALLDAMWDHLLPAFGSAPLDGREDDDAALAERLSRLALPTVPGDAAPPADAGAWSGAEFAPAGGACADQPSLTGIAVESAEDGGWAISLTDGGERLELRLGGKSSSGWTVDSDVAAASAVPTAVSGGWTGKDTLTFDVVFLETPHRLAVRCSLADRTFTATWPTVPLHNGPLSSMGAPRR; this is encoded by the coding sequence GTGCACGCGTTCCTGGATGCCGTGGAGCAGGCGCCGCAGATCGAGCCGCACAGCCTGATGATCATCCGGCACGGCGAGCTCGTCGCTTCGGGCTGGTGGGCTCCGTACTCACCCGACCGGCTTCACCTGCTCTACTCGCTGAGCAAGAGCTTCACGTCGACGGCGGCCGGCTTCGCGGTTGCCGAGGGGCTCGTACGCCTCGACGATCCGGTGATCTCCTACTTCCCGGAGTTCGAGGCCGACATCACCTCGCCCCGAAGCCGTTCGATGCTCGTCCGCCACATCGCGGCCATGGCCTCCGGCCACGTCGAGGAGACTCTGCAGCGGGCGATCGAGGCCGACCCGGACGACATCGTTCGTGGCTTCCTGTTGGTCCCGCCGGATCGCGATCCGGGCACGGTCTTCGCGTACAACCAGCCCTGCACGTACACGCTCGGCGCCATCGTGCAGAAGGTGACCGGACAGTCGCTGACCGACTACCTTCGCCCGCGGCTGTTCGAGCCGCTCGGTATCGGTGAGGTCGCATGGCAACAACGTCCGGCCGGCCGCGACCTCGGCTTCTCGGGGCTGCACGCGACCACCGACGCGATCGCCCGGCTCGGCCTGCTCTACCTGCAGGAGGGGAGCTGGGAGGGCAAGCAGTTGCTGCCCGCGGCCTGGGTCGCGGAAGCGACGCGGTCGCACGTTTCGAACGCGGACGGCACACCGGATGGCGTGAACTCCGACTGGCAACAGGGGTACGGCTTCCAGTTCTGGATGTCCCGCAACGGCTACCGCGGTGACGGGGCGTACGGCCAGTTCTGTGTGGTGCTTCCGGAGTACGACGCGGTGATCGCGATGACCGCGGCGACCGTGGAGATGCAGGCCTTGCTGGACGCCATGTGGGACCACCTGCTGCCGGCGTTCGGGTCGGCCCCGCTCGACGGCCGGGAGGACGACGACGCCGCGCTGGCGGAACGCCTGTCCCGGCTGGCGCTTCCGACGGTCCCCGGTGACGCGGCCCCGCCCGCCGACGCCGGGGCGTGGTCCGGCGCGGAGTTCGCTCCGGCCGGTGGCGCGTGCGCCGATCAGCCGAGCCTGACCGGGATCGCGGTCGAGTCTGCCGAGGACGGCGGCTGGGCCATCTCCCTGACCGACGGCGGCGAACGCCTCGAACTCCGGCTGGGCGGGAAGAGTTCGTCGGGCTGGACGGTCGATTCGGACGTGGCCGCGGCTTCGGCCGTGCCCACGGCTGTCAGTGGCGGATGGACTGGCAAGGACACGTTGACGTTCGACGTGGTGTTCCTGGAGACGCCGCACCGGCTGGCGGTGAGGTGCTCGCTCGCGGATCGTACGTTCACCGCGACCTGGCCGACCGTCCCGCTGCACAACGGCCCGCTGAGCTCAATGGGCGCTCCTCGTCGCTGA